A stretch of Aerococcaceae bacterium zg-252 DNA encodes these proteins:
- a CDS encoding FtsW/RodA/SpoVE family cell cycle protein: MTEKNMMPKQSIWKLLKQKLQATDLLIFIFMYLLIIIGMIFVFSATMYAGGGTGGRAVPFSYVSRQLQGVSIGSALMLAMMLVPHKWYHNLTLIQVVVLALDGLLLYTALFGEVVGGASNWFNHFGINFQPAELYKAAVAVLVAWHLSFQKEELSVKTTKEKWNVKTKIKNPKQLLSQNQGIISIGLILAGFLFMRMMPDYGMILLIAIALAANWTINKLTLKQNITLYSIGAGAYAVFLWIASTFAPNWINRDSHFLVRLGIFTNPFIDPLNKGFQLIQSLIAISRGGWFGKGIGQGITKQLSLPEGQNDFIFAIMTEELGFVKILVFLIFLLVVYLYLFKQAMACKDTFRKNVIFGLSIMFVVQSMVNIGGVLSVIPLTGVTLPFISSGGTSMMISMATIGIIQAMIIQERLADDEMNGSDSNGKDYDRI; encoded by the coding sequence ATGACAGAAAAAAATATGATGCCAAAACAATCGATATGGAAATTGCTAAAACAAAAATTACAAGCGACAGATTTATTAATTTTTATTTTTATGTATTTATTAATTATTATCGGTATGATTTTTGTCTTTAGTGCGACAATGTATGCTGGTGGTGGAACAGGTGGTCGAGCAGTTCCGTTTTCTTATGTTAGCCGACAATTGCAAGGGGTTTCGATTGGTTCAGCTCTGATGTTGGCGATGATGTTAGTACCGCATAAATGGTATCACAATCTAACATTGATTCAAGTAGTAGTGCTAGCTCTTGACGGATTATTACTATATACGGCTTTGTTTGGGGAAGTTGTCGGTGGTGCGAGTAACTGGTTCAATCATTTTGGGATTAATTTCCAGCCTGCCGAGTTGTATAAGGCAGCAGTAGCAGTATTAGTCGCTTGGCATTTGAGCTTTCAAAAAGAAGAATTGAGTGTCAAAACTACCAAAGAAAAATGGAATGTCAAAACTAAAATTAAAAATCCTAAACAGTTGTTAAGCCAAAATCAAGGGATTATTTCGATTGGTTTAATTTTAGCTGGTTTTTTGTTTATGAGAATGATGCCGGATTATGGAATGATTTTGTTAATTGCGATTGCATTAGCTGCGAATTGGACGATTAATAAATTGACTTTAAAGCAAAATATCACACTTTATTCTATAGGTGCCGGTGCATATGCTGTTTTTTTATGGATTGCGAGTACCTTTGCACCTAATTGGATAAATCGTGATAGCCACTTTTTAGTGCGACTTGGGATTTTTACCAATCCGTTTATTGACCCATTGAATAAAGGGTTTCAATTGATACAATCGCTTATTGCTATCAGTCGTGGTGGTTGGTTTGGTAAAGGAATTGGACAAGGAATTACAAAACAGTTGAGCTTGCCAGAAGGTCAAAATGACTTTATTTTTGCGATTATGACGGAAGAACTAGGTTTTGTCAAAATTCTGGTATTTTTAATCTTTTTATTGGTAGTATACTTATATTTATTTAAACAAGCGATGGCATGTAAGGATACTTTCCGTAAAAATGTGATTTTTGGTTTGTCGATTATGTTTGTTGTTCAATCAATGGTAAATATCGGTGGGGTACTCAGTGTGATTCCACTTACAGGTGTCACATTGCCATTTATCAGTTCCGGTGGGACGAGTATGATGATTAGTATGGCAACAATTGGTATTATTCAAGCAATGATTATTCAAGAGCGTTTAGCAGACGATGAAATGAATGGAAGTGATAGTAATGGAAAAGACTACGATAGAATTTAA
- a CDS encoding DUF368 domain-containing protein, giving the protein MQETQKQSWFIRFIKGMFIGSGFIIPGVSGGAFAAIFGMYERIILFLSNITKNFKENVLFFIPVGFGALAGIVLLSFGVSFVLENYETIVRWFFVGCIIGTAPSLWQETGKKGRQTLDWIVLVISIIAGLILLLFGQQLFQGQLQGNFITWFISGALIALGILIPGLSPSNFILYMGLYQQMSDGFKTLDLSVLIPIGLGGLTTVILLSKLIAYIFKHYYSLFFHFIFGIVIASTVVIIPTNYTNFGIIQYVWCVISCIAGTLLGLYMAKLEEQYK; this is encoded by the coding sequence ATGCAAGAAACACAAAAACAAAGTTGGTTCATTCGTTTCATTAAAGGAATGTTTATTGGTTCAGGATTTATTATTCCTGGTGTTAGTGGTGGTGCTTTTGCTGCTATCTTTGGAATGTACGAGCGTATCATCTTATTTTTATCCAATATCACTAAAAACTTTAAAGAAAATGTCTTATTCTTTATTCCAGTTGGCTTTGGTGCATTAGCTGGTATTGTCTTATTATCATTTGGTGTCAGCTTTGTGCTCGAAAACTATGAAACTATTGTTCGTTGGTTCTTTGTCGGTTGTATCATCGGAACTGCTCCGTCACTATGGCAAGAAACTGGTAAAAAAGGTCGTCAAACACTCGATTGGATTGTACTCGTTATCTCCATTATTGCTGGTTTAATTCTATTATTATTTGGACAACAATTATTTCAAGGTCAATTACAAGGCAATTTCATCACTTGGTTCATTTCGGGAGCTTTGATTGCTTTAGGTATTTTAATTCCAGGACTAAGTCCGTCCAACTTTATTTTATACATGGGACTCTATCAACAAATGTCAGACGGTTTTAAAACATTAGATTTAAGTGTCCTAATTCCAATTGGTTTAGGTGGATTGACAACGGTTATCTTATTATCTAAATTAATTGCCTATATCTTCAAACATTATTATAGCTTATTTTTCCACTTTATTTTTGGGATTGTCATTGCATCAACTGTCGTAATCATCCCAACAAATTATACAAATTTTGGAATTATTCAATATGTATGGTGTGTTATTAGCTGTATAGCTGGAACCTTATTAGGACTCTATATGGCAAAATTAGAAGAACAATATAAATAA
- a CDS encoding ABC transporter ATP-binding protein — protein MQNNFSVVLEGVTKSYDENQVLKTIDMELEKGKFYTLLGPSGCGKTTILRIIAGFSKVSSGKVFLDGKEVTNVPANQRKVNTVFQDYALFPHMNVFDNIAFGLSIKKMDKSTIEAKVKEVLKMVRLEGYEKRDISEMSGGQRQRVAIARALVNEPDVLLLDEPLSALDLKLRTDMQYELRELQRRLNITFVFVTHDQEEALAMSDWIFVMDKGEIVQSGSPVDIYDEPINRYVADFIGESNIISARMIEDYKVSFVGKEFECEDAGIPSGEAVEVVIRPEDIDVTTPDKGKLVAHVDTMLFRGVFNEIIAYDEAGNEWMIHTTDKVETGATIGLNFEPHDIHVMRFNESEEEFDARLEQYED, from the coding sequence ATGCAAAATAACTTTAGTGTGGTTTTAGAAGGGGTTACAAAGTCTTACGATGAAAATCAAGTGTTAAAAACAATTGATATGGAATTAGAAAAAGGGAAATTTTATACTTTATTAGGCCCTTCTGGTTGTGGTAAAACAACTATTTTACGGATTATCGCAGGATTTAGCAAAGTATCAAGTGGTAAAGTATTTCTTGACGGAAAAGAAGTTACGAATGTACCAGCGAATCAACGTAAAGTCAATACTGTCTTTCAAGATTATGCTTTATTCCCGCATATGAATGTATTTGATAATATTGCGTTTGGCTTATCCATTAAAAAAATGGATAAATCGACTATTGAAGCAAAGGTAAAAGAAGTGCTAAAAATGGTTCGTTTAGAAGGATATGAAAAACGTGATATTAGTGAAATGTCGGGTGGGCAACGACAAAGGGTTGCCATTGCTCGTGCTTTAGTGAATGAACCAGACGTGTTATTGCTTGATGAGCCTTTATCAGCATTGGATTTAAAATTAAGAACAGATATGCAATATGAATTGCGTGAGTTACAACGTCGATTGAATATCACTTTCGTGTTTGTAACGCATGACCAAGAAGAAGCATTGGCGATGAGTGATTGGATTTTTGTAATGGACAAGGGTGAAATTGTGCAATCAGGTTCACCAGTCGATATTTATGATGAGCCAATCAATCGCTATGTTGCTGATTTCATCGGTGAAAGTAATATCATTAGTGCTCGTATGATTGAAGATTACAAAGTATCATTTGTTGGAAAAGAGTTTGAATGTGAGGACGCTGGTATTCCGAGTGGTGAAGCTGTTGAAGTTGTAATACGTCCAGAAGATATTGACGTGACGACACCGGACAAAGGTAAATTAGTAGCCCACGTTGATACGATGCTATTCAGAGGGGTTTTCAATGAAATTATCGCTTATGATGAAGCAGGAAATGAATGGATGATTCATACAACGGATAAAGTGGAAACAGGTGCTACAATTGGTTTGAATTTTGAGCCACATGATATTCACGTTATGCGTTTCAATGAATCTGAAGAAGAATTTGATGCACGTTTAGAGCAATACGAAGATTAG
- the ftsZ gene encoding cell division protein FtsZ: MELSFDSTMNQTGAVIKVIGVGGAGGNAVNRMIVEKVQGVEFIVANTDTQALAGSSAEHKIQLGPKVTKGLGAGSLPEIGQKAAEESEEQIRQALQGADLVFVTAGMGGGTGTGAAPIVAKIAKDLGALTVGVVTRPFTFEGPKRGRFAAEGLKNLKENVDTLVIISNNRLMEVVDRKTPMLEAFSEADNVLRQGVQGISDLITAPGYVNLDFADVKTVMKDQGTALMGIGVASGENRTAEATKKAISSPLLEVSIDGAEQILLNITGGSDLSLFEAQDASEIVANASSGDVNIIFGTSINDNLGDEVIVTVIATGIDQEKNERNKMNNRQPRSPFASNPHTSSNDAPMSAPAPSYESAPRRQEERDLFSNWDIKREQNTRDVSSEVPARTFQRNDQDTKRKAEVVEEDELDTPPFFRKRHR; the protein is encoded by the coding sequence ATGGAATTATCATTTGACTCAACAATGAACCAAACAGGTGCAGTAATTAAAGTAATTGGTGTTGGTGGTGCTGGTGGGAACGCAGTCAACCGAATGATTGTAGAAAAAGTTCAAGGCGTTGAATTTATTGTAGCTAACACTGATACACAAGCATTGGCTGGTTCAAGTGCAGAACATAAAATCCAATTGGGACCAAAAGTTACTAAAGGATTAGGTGCAGGTTCATTACCAGAAATTGGTCAGAAAGCTGCAGAAGAAAGTGAAGAGCAAATTCGTCAAGCATTACAGGGTGCAGACTTAGTCTTTGTTACTGCTGGTATGGGTGGTGGTACTGGAACAGGTGCAGCACCAATCGTAGCGAAAATTGCTAAAGATTTAGGAGCTTTAACAGTAGGGGTAGTTACACGTCCATTTACATTTGAAGGTCCTAAACGTGGACGCTTTGCTGCTGAAGGTTTGAAAAATTTAAAAGAAAATGTAGATACATTGGTTATTATTTCAAATAATCGCTTAATGGAAGTGGTTGACCGTAAAACACCGATGTTGGAAGCATTTAGCGAAGCAGATAATGTATTACGTCAAGGGGTACAAGGTATCTCTGATTTAATTACAGCACCTGGCTATGTTAACTTGGACTTTGCAGATGTTAAGACTGTTATGAAAGACCAAGGTACAGCTTTAATGGGTATCGGGGTAGCAAGTGGTGAAAATCGTACAGCTGAAGCAACGAAAAAAGCTATTTCTTCACCATTATTGGAAGTATCAATTGACGGTGCAGAACAAATTTTATTAAATATTACAGGTGGTTCAGACTTGAGCTTATTTGAAGCACAAGATGCGAGTGAAATTGTGGCGAATGCATCCTCTGGTGATGTTAACATTATCTTCGGTACATCAATCAATGATAATCTAGGTGATGAAGTTATCGTTACTGTTATCGCAACTGGAATTGACCAAGAAAAAAATGAACGTAACAAAATGAATAATCGTCAACCACGTTCACCATTTGCGTCTAACCCGCATACTTCATCAAATGATGCACCGATGAGTGCTCCAGCACCGTCTTATGAAAGTGCACCACGTCGTCAAGAAGAACGTGACTTATTCAGCAACTGGGATATTAAACGTGAACAAAATACTCGTGATGTATCCAGTGAAGTACCGGCAAGAACATTTCAACGCAATGACCAAGATACAAAACGAAAGGCAGAAGTTGTAGAAGAAGATGAGTTGGATACACCACCATTCTTCCGTAAAAGACATCGTTAA
- a CDS encoding ABC transporter substrate-binding protein has protein sequence MKRLINSIVALLATVALLFFVRFQLESNAGLNNDKTVVFYNFGDYIDPDLLKQFEEETGYRVIYETYDSNEAMVTKVEQGGTTYDLLVPSEYMVQSMIKSDLLRPLDYSLLPNFEHIDSRFKDLAFDPKNRYSIPYFWGTLGILYNPEMIDGKIEHWDDLWNEEYRNKILLIDSAREVMGIGLQSLGFSLNETDDTALMVATAKMKALMPNVMALAVDEIKMYIAQGEAPIAITYTGEAAMAMEHNENLVYVVPSEGSNMWFDNLVIPKIARNIEGAHALINFLMRPDVAAKNAEYIGYTTPNKSAIPLLDPEITEDEAFYPSDETIEHLEVYQDLGQEKLIQFNDLYLEIKMEPR, from the coding sequence ATGAAACGATTAATCAATTCGATAGTAGCTTTATTAGCTACGGTGGCTTTACTGTTCTTTGTGCGTTTTCAACTTGAATCGAATGCAGGCTTAAACAATGATAAAACGGTTGTTTTCTATAATTTTGGTGATTATATTGATCCTGACTTATTGAAACAATTTGAAGAGGAAACAGGCTATCGTGTCATCTATGAAACGTATGATTCAAATGAGGCCATGGTAACGAAAGTAGAGCAAGGTGGAACGACCTATGATTTATTAGTGCCGAGTGAATATATGGTGCAAAGCATGATTAAGTCGGATTTATTACGACCACTTGATTATAGTTTATTACCAAACTTCGAACATATTGATTCTCGCTTTAAAGATTTAGCGTTCGATCCAAAAAATCGCTACTCTATTCCTTACTTTTGGGGTACTTTAGGGATTCTCTACAATCCGGAAATGATTGACGGAAAAATTGAGCATTGGGATGATTTGTGGAATGAAGAATATCGCAATAAAATTTTACTGATTGATAGTGCTAGGGAAGTAATGGGAATTGGCTTGCAATCTTTAGGGTTCTCATTAAATGAAACAGATGATACGGCATTAATGGTTGCGACAGCTAAAATGAAAGCATTGATGCCAAATGTCATGGCACTGGCAGTTGATGAAATTAAAATGTATATCGCTCAAGGTGAAGCACCAATCGCAATTACATATACTGGTGAAGCAGCAATGGCAATGGAGCATAATGAAAATCTAGTTTATGTTGTTCCGTCAGAGGGCTCCAATATGTGGTTTGATAATTTGGTAATTCCAAAAATTGCACGTAATATTGAGGGGGCACATGCTTTAATTAACTTTTTAATGCGACCTGATGTTGCAGCTAAAAATGCAGAATATATTGGGTACACGACACCAAATAAATCTGCAATTCCATTATTAGACCCTGAAATTACAGAAGATGAGGCTTTTTATCCGAGTGATGAAACGATTGAACACCTTGAAGTGTATCAAGACTTGGGACAAGAAAAGTTAATTCAATTTAATGATTTATACTTAGAAATTAAAATGGAACCACGTTAA
- the ftsA gene encoding cell division protein FtsA: MRNHERFVSLDIGTTSIKVVVAEYINGQINIIGVGNEKSRGLSRGVIVDIDETVYSIQQAVAQAQQKANVQIKEVSVGIPSNKLGLESCHGMIAVSSENREITNRDVDNVITAAKVRSVAPEREIISVIPEEFIVDGFTGIRDPRGMIGVRLELYATLLTGPRTIIHNIKRCVEKAGLEIKELVLQPQAIAEVALSQDEREFGTVIIDMGGGQTSASIIYDNQLKYSFVDQEGGDFVTKDISIILNTSLESAERIKREYGFAIASQTSDEEYFPVETVGKKEPVRVDERYLAEIIEARLSQIFETIQEDLGAVDALDLPGGFVLTGGAASLPGVLDLAQKYFGSKVRIYIPEQMGMRNPVFTTSMGMIEYVAGLDDVHRIAQGTYRAGQARTPQASMPNHDASADYYPTSTGGARKMDRQRAQQPIRQETSRPNEADYHQYDESYSNYEYDDNQDNDYYEEVQDGSLGSKIKSFFNTFFD, encoded by the coding sequence ATGAGAAATCATGAAAGGTTTGTGAGTTTGGATATTGGTACCACATCGATTAAGGTAGTTGTGGCTGAATATATTAATGGACAAATTAATATTATTGGAGTAGGAAACGAAAAATCGAGAGGTCTAAGCCGTGGTGTCATTGTCGATATTGATGAAACGGTTTATTCAATTCAACAAGCTGTTGCACAAGCACAACAAAAGGCGAATGTTCAAATTAAAGAAGTTTCAGTGGGCATTCCAAGTAATAAACTAGGATTAGAATCATGCCATGGAATGATTGCTGTTTCAAGTGAAAACCGTGAAATTACTAATCGTGATGTGGATAATGTGATTACAGCAGCTAAGGTACGTTCAGTTGCACCAGAGCGTGAAATTATTTCCGTTATTCCGGAAGAATTTATTGTAGACGGCTTTACTGGTATTCGTGATCCACGTGGAATGATTGGTGTGCGTTTAGAATTATATGCGACACTTTTAACAGGGCCACGTACGATTATTCATAATATTAAGCGTTGTGTTGAAAAAGCGGGTCTTGAAATTAAAGAATTAGTCTTGCAACCACAGGCAATCGCAGAAGTGGCACTTTCTCAAGATGAACGTGAATTTGGTACGGTGATTATTGATATGGGTGGTGGACAAACATCTGCATCAATTATTTATGATAATCAATTAAAATATTCTTTCGTCGACCAAGAGGGTGGCGATTTTGTAACGAAGGATATTTCGATTATTTTGAATACATCGCTTGAAAGTGCTGAACGCATTAAACGTGAGTATGGTTTTGCTATCGCAAGCCAAACTTCAGATGAAGAATATTTCCCAGTAGAAACGGTTGGTAAAAAAGAACCTGTCCGTGTAGATGAGCGTTATTTAGCAGAAATTATTGAAGCACGTCTATCACAAATTTTTGAGACAATTCAAGAAGATTTAGGTGCTGTTGATGCACTGGATTTACCAGGTGGTTTTGTTTTAACTGGTGGTGCAGCGTCCTTACCAGGTGTCTTAGATTTAGCACAAAAATATTTTGGTAGCAAGGTACGCATTTATATCCCTGAACAAATGGGAATGCGTAATCCAGTGTTTACGACGAGCATGGGAATGATTGAGTATGTAGCTGGCTTGGACGATGTACATCGTATCGCTCAAGGTACATATCGAGCAGGACAAGCACGTACACCACAAGCATCGATGCCAAACCATGATGCAAGTGCTGATTACTATCCAACAAGTACCGGTGGTGCACGTAAAATGGATCGTCAACGAGCACAACAGCCGATACGGCAAGAAACTAGTCGTCCAAATGAAGCTGATTATCATCAATATGATGAATCATATAGCAATTATGAGTACGATGATAATCAGGACAATGATTATTACGAAGAAGTACAAGACGGCTCACTAGGCTCTAAAATAAAATCATTCTTCAATACATTTTTTGATTAA
- a CDS encoding ABC transporter permease gives MIKGERLVNKKTIKWQNIYLVLMFVVLYAPIFYLMFYSFNAGGNMSGFSGFTLEHYQTLFADTRLMTFIINTFIVAILSALFATIIGTFGAIAIYYARQKRHRQLLLNLNNVLMVTPDVMMGASFLILFTLFIKIKMGFMTVLLAHIAFNIPIVVLMVLPRLYEMNPTMITAAQDLGATHGQTIRNIILPSITSGIFAGFFMAFTYSLDDFAVTFFLAGNGFSTLAVEVYSRARRGISLEINALSTLMFLLALILVVGYYFIQVNEQRRKEKGAV, from the coding sequence ATGATAAAGGGGGAGCGCTTGGTGAATAAAAAAACAATTAAATGGCAAAATATTTATTTAGTATTGATGTTTGTTGTCTTATATGCACCGATTTTTTACTTGATGTTTTATTCATTTAATGCCGGTGGTAATATGAGTGGTTTTTCTGGATTTACATTAGAACATTACCAAACTTTATTTGCTGATACACGATTAATGACTTTTATTATCAATACCTTTATTGTGGCGATTTTATCAGCATTATTTGCAACGATTATTGGGACATTTGGTGCTATCGCAATCTACTATGCAAGACAAAAACGTCATCGTCAATTATTATTGAATTTGAATAATGTGTTAATGGTAACACCAGACGTTATGATGGGAGCTAGCTTTTTAATTTTGTTTACATTGTTTATTAAAATTAAAATGGGCTTTATGACAGTTTTATTAGCTCATATTGCTTTCAATATCCCAATTGTTGTATTAATGGTTTTACCACGATTATATGAGATGAATCCAACAATGATTACAGCAGCACAAGATTTAGGTGCGACACATGGTCAAACGATTCGTAACATTATTTTACCAAGCATTACGAGTGGTATTTTTGCTGGTTTCTTTATGGCATTCACTTACTCATTGGATGATTTCGCTGTAACGTTCTTCTTAGCAGGGAATGGGTTTAGTACCCTTGCAGTAGAAGTTTACTCACGTGCTCGTAGAGGGATTAGTTTAGAAATTAATGCATTGAGCACCCTAATGTTCTTACTGGCACTCATTTTAGTAGTGGGATATTATTTCATTCAAGTAAATGAGCAACGACGTAAAGAGAAAGGGGCAGTGTAG
- a CDS encoding ABC transporter permease, translated as MNQRKNHLLAIPYYLWIALFVITPILLLFFRSFFNINNQFTFDNYINFFTSGNYIRMAVSSVFYAFLVTLVTFLLAYPMAYFLSSTKNKQLWLMLIILPTWINLLLKTYAFIGLLSKTGPINQWLINFGFGRHQLLFTNVAFLIVAAYIELPFMLLPIFNSIEEIPNSLIEASNDLGATPWVTVKNIVFPLSLRGVRSGVQAVFIPSLSLFMLTRLIGGNRVITLGTAVEQHFLVTRNQGMGSAIGVILLIAMLIVMYMTRERHDKGGALGE; from the coding sequence TTGAACCAACGAAAAAATCATTTATTGGCGATTCCATATTACTTGTGGATTGCGTTATTTGTTATTACACCAATTCTATTGTTGTTTTTTCGCTCGTTTTTCAATATTAATAATCAGTTTACCTTTGATAATTATATTAATTTCTTTACATCAGGTAACTATATTCGTATGGCAGTATCTTCAGTGTTCTATGCTTTTTTAGTGACACTGGTAACATTTTTGCTAGCCTATCCAATGGCGTACTTTTTATCAAGTACAAAAAATAAACAATTATGGCTAATGTTAATTATTTTGCCAACATGGATTAACTTATTATTGAAAACTTATGCATTTATCGGATTGCTAAGTAAAACAGGGCCGATTAATCAATGGCTAATCAATTTTGGTTTTGGTCGACATCAATTACTTTTTACCAATGTTGCGTTTTTAATTGTAGCAGCTTATATTGAATTACCATTTATGTTATTACCAATCTTCAACTCGATTGAAGAAATTCCAAACAGTTTAATTGAAGCGAGTAATGACTTAGGGGCAACACCATGGGTAACGGTTAAAAATATTGTGTTTCCTTTATCATTACGTGGTGTACGCAGTGGTGTGCAGGCAGTCTTTATTCCGTCTCTATCACTCTTTATGTTGACACGTTTAATTGGTGGAAATCGAGTGATTACACTCGGTACTGCCGTAGAGCAACATTTTCTTGTCACACGAAATCAAGGAATGGGTTCAGCTATTGGGGTAATATTATTGATTGCGATGCTCATTGTCATGTATATGACACGTGAAAGACATGATAAAGGGGGAGCGCTTGGTGAATAA